The Plasmodium berghei ANKA genome assembly, chromosome: 8 genome has a segment encoding these proteins:
- a CDS encoding E3 ubiquitin-protein ligase, putative: protein MIFENSQYSYIINTIKHGNESEKLAALNDFYEQLNLSVDGGISNSHLEEYINVLIHVINKPYASYDDSYKNTGNKKTSKGWGNDKKSNNDKINDVVGNGLNNFFKIIQEHIGVYATSFDDMDEFDYSDNNNEKVRGKKKNNKSNKGKGDDENNNSDNNKKGNKKLLENLNMNKEEKIDKTDKKEDKGKDEVSEEEDDEENDEEESNEHNKNKYSSEFDSEFESSNNCSSITSECSNEFDNEKMFMDEACAIDVKYINMIYTATCCIYTILDIYPNSIKYVINNRDCVNILNKKLNDIEYIDVAEVILKIFEKLVEKDPMLILKKKSIKYMLMHIDFYNVNIQKKIFFCIIQMINNIKKYKHIKKYIMPYCNTYVNFFHFNYIHILNIICTLWRSLLDKIITIQLDNDNKIRRKSNLLLLGEDRISNSRKSKNKSTNEVSSYLSKLMEKKKKKKKKKKKKKQGCNDSNGNEDKTTMKNMHTKEENDKSYNVIEISDDENKSNDISSVISSNSKSKKKKNSQKKIASSISKNKKSKCSENDMEEDHGCDKKKKKKNIFNKKEKIDKECGKEDNVNDSDSDSSCCQKENKSEKRKKTKMKKEKDDIYTLDENLSENDQYINKKEQDNKTLFPTLLKNVNESTNVVNESHAEIKGEENVCHINKIKNDEMKKIGNNLDKDKENSRNNKEEKNKTNYINNQNNLLQNIIHLNNNENINNKLCIEIESVYNTNIRDNIVKLLIECKIEDNLYAFIETFYIISILVNYSNNILEDFCNSDFLEKFNELFDNNKFKNNNILIIYILFTLYSFLPICKIDGSLIHKYEIEHLLGKKNKEESLKASIQENDIFSNSGFCSINCASLNFPVDVKKEKLDFYKNNLKYLMTVIKIIIPNIYTIFEETLYYDTKYLCTSILLSLFISLYKISFTSFNNPEFVQCLNYIFSYSTKLYSFIRFSILNNLSDTSAISGIIICKIVESFVNLISTNLMYKELKEKLNIKSETATDEAYINFTMNNKMYKNINIQESDITNFTFNDNKIFFLHVLINIIKNILIKKKKEISTQDSNILCNSNKQIYNIIFLYFYDLYNSDCSGKNIINNNSYFIPHKILCNNLEQNDVDTTKNGKLLFFNYERESKNVNLEFGTIFLCYENVKKCKNNDGSNIFLKYLIIDEISCYNNVVLSYYYLINLFCNLYCMREDGSIYFYQYNIAKRLYFFLFQKLFYGNTRKKYTQNVDNLQERNRKYVFKNNAIISNEEFIYKEKQKKKTLKLLKNIDRNLRLYIFLYALLFVNNEKKEDIVHGLFLNSIKKLYNILGIVKNIEEISKSEFNNLKSSVLKIFDVYHYNLITNNVSFYHFSNLIKLTKDCLNMFDNLPMHFFQENLNNANNSLHTNINELYTNNNNNNNKAIWSSNSDDFPSLHHDNYCGNNVLGSKNRKVSDNNLAKGLKQKKKNNKEDLNIDEGADNSEKNKQVKDDDLGTNINEKKLDTSIFNEEIDEEKKKQKKAEENEPSTFYNLKESNKGEINRKEEIEKEVSSSSTPYARHNCFPIKDKKKSKENNFIDEKNMNNVKNDDNNVYNYLNKKNYNNVYYVSRDSFYDALAKNNNINIKYNDKKGKCMYNNYNCHFPIHLRRNGLYVDNVAIFNSLNKNIQLSMVHDNNEELSNNKMYVDCSKNYNSVACDYAKGKGEDENNSGSFSYKNKEKDDKNHKSAKLSQKNSKDLKINKMTYTKDITNRFLYFSKNDFDKSQNLQGSFNIFESFNKVENYIRKNVNKNNKNYNSKYYGKNDDFILLSINGINVHKDSCISEYLVKLSDLYYLNKNESYINEEHIYCNFENFYVYNDVVEHCITNYNYIKNNIKYLWNNNSHQGIYSTINIGNNKNNNNMHIINYKIIKKRKHSEQTYEQALYDDEFMNINNDLNIVTKKKSKKKRDNNYENIDENIQKSEHNTFYKNDDIYSYVSPSIYKKIKSSINTPFSCKIINQKYNYYNISFDLVKHLHNNVDEHIDTIHTKVSDLDGETNGGTENAMVNNFFTIIKTKVQKEACEKNKSLYHEMGAIKDAYDPRSLKHVSGKEYYNKLGSEKIENEKKTSSFLLDYLKNCYINNQMDFDFLENNYVENDSIYLSTYLKSEMTKVIELILLDNHYINKDIMLSTHYHNFNVVLNNEKNKNDSIVYENKRNTIEDIEMGRMWEINLYKKYYEKKKKFPEISKNTIYNNEKIEKERKEKHQDFLLQCENMTKPAFEEEFYMLFNYMPMYSEIIKKGIIMKTENDTEWEYDQRCFNLNNVKNCLCNNKKKRKMDRDIFIENMYNFLLYKILFLLFKHFKISNTQPLFNFYMNNEVEDKLILDENKIESMKLLNDMTKHEMNFVKSFYLCKNNKGENFEEPSKLLLEINKIEKKDFILNSLNNKIMYYLNNPLFMFSEKLPSWIYKIFYLFNFVINIDIRSFFFEIAYFGNYRGLYNYKQRIKELVDKFNEKVTTRNGALMEEHLLSVCANYTYNSEKKKIFNFLQDNTTLSLPRTKIKLHRNKIIDSSFRIFNHLHYINSNYVTPSYLDIEFFNEEGTGLGPSLEFYNEVIEELKKEKLQLFKTENNYLFPISYKINLNNFDFNLLKKPKHSELTNMTNNSASDLGAAFSGNVHNFNSHRIFASNNHNTYNSSSINKRMNDISDGVHTNSYRSVNSFINHFLYSMNSNIFNKNNRNLDIYDDISKIGILDKKSKNKKNTKSGKKGGSSKVKNISITDINNGSIENDIKKKVKKKKNDAQEGCEVEDDEDAEEIMDDEQIKNCLTKIYKKEKIFQESIKEKQKDKKGITNQDSCINNHSENDINDVNDNINSEHINKSSDVADKTSSYKKNNDFDIKDENAKIYEEKLINTEINKKKRSRCYDAENEDENKKSVDDEDNISVKEKLNDQNFDEEEDEYGYEIGEYDDDDYYDEYSEEYEKGEKKKFVFEGKKNNLKKNKKEKNLDNKGIKNNKINEITVKEENSEKNKEAYDETNKKIKKSKNDELVPEKKIKEEIKNEYIIDENKRKQTEKGEKENKNSNIKKYKLFTKDFEEHFLKEDNIEIGKKNESSTKKNNDSNKGFNLVKSETQDIINLLFSEMNNKTPLDMEYNISFNKNTNIAEKENERKKEEIESTPKKTNETINKKGNSKNKKCISTEQDTLENRLFKYFKLLGQLCAKILTDNRNVDINLHPLFWYIVMNNSGYINMSKLHHYQSVDAVNMNSINKLLEYRKNGKNVEDLHLDFTLLGTTPPVELIPNGSNISVTNENLDLFINKTIQYSLYEGIKFQVWAFRFGFSTIAPLICTNIFDEEEICEYLFGNSINNDEYWTKSHLSTYIKPDHGYTNDSITFITLIDILSEFDCNERKMFLKFCTGTSTLPNNGFSALKPLMKVVKKEDNNDLPSVMTCTNYLKIPDYKNKEKLRNRLMYAINEGQKNFSLS from the exons CAAATAATTGTTCTAGTATTACAAGCGAATGCAGTAATGAGTTTGATAACGAGAAAATGTTTATGGATGAGGCGTGTGCAATCgatgtaaaatatattaatatgatatatacTGCTACATGTTgtatttatacaattttagATATATACCCTAattcaataaaatatgtaattaataatagagattgtgtaaatatattaaataaaaaattaaatgatatagAATATATTGATGTTGCTGAagtaatattaaaaatttttgaaaagTTAGTAGAAAAAGATCCTATGcttatattgaaaaaaaaaagtattaaatatatgttaatgCATATAgatttttataatgtaaatattcagaaaaaaatatttttttgcattattcaaatgattaataatattaagaaatataaacatattaaaaagtatatCATGCCTTATTGTAATACATATgtcaatttttttcatttcaattatattcatatattaaatattatatgcacTTTATGGAGATCACTActtgataaaataattactATACAATTAGATAacgataataaaattagaagaaaatcgaatttattattattaggtGAAGATAGAATTTCTAATTCTcgaaaaagtaaaaataagaGCACAAATGAAGTATCGTCTTACTTAAGCAAattaatggaaaaaaaaaaaaaaaaaaaaaaaaaaaaaaaaaaaaaaaaacaaggATGCAATGATTCAAATGGCAACGAAGATAAAACTacaatgaaaaatatgcacactaaggaagaaaatgataaaagtTATAATGTTATAGAAATATCAGATGATGAAAACAAAAGCAACGATATATCCAGTGTTATTAGTAGTAATAGCAAAAgtaagaaaaagaaaaattcacaaaaaaaaatagctagTTCAATTagtaaaaacaaaaaatcaaaatgtTCCGAAAATGATATGGAGGAAGATCACGGGTGTGAtaagaaaaagaagaaaaaaaatatatttaataaaaaagagaaGATTGATAAAGAATGTGGAAAAGAAGATAATGTTAATGATAGCGATTCAGATTCCAGCTGTTgtcaaaaagaaaataaaagcgaaaaaagaaaaaaaacgaaaatgaaaaaagaaaaagatgaTATATACACTTTAGATGAAAATTTATCAGAAAATGatcaatatataaataaaaaagaacaagataataaaacattatttccaacacttttaaaaaatgttaatgAATCCACTAATGTAGTCAATGAATCACATGCCGAAATAAAGGGTGAAGAAAATGTTTgtcatattaataaaataaaaaacgatgaaatgaaaaaaattggtAATAATCTTGATaaagataaagaaaatagtCGAAATAATAaggaagaaaaaaacaaaacaaattatattaacaatcaaaataatcttttacaaaatataattcatttaaataataatgaaaatataaataataaattatgcaTAGAAATAGAAAGCGTATATAATACTAATATTAGAGataatattgtaaaattattaatagaaTGTAAAATAGAGGATAATTTATATGCCTTTATTgaaacattttatattatatctaTACTAGTTAattatagtaataatatattagaaGATTTTTGTAACAGTgattttttagaaaaatttaatgaattatttgataataataaatttaaaaacaataatatattgattatttatattttatttactttatattcttttctTCCAATATGTAAAATTGATGGATCTTTAATACATAAGTATGAGATAGAACATTTGttaggaaaaaaaaataaagaagaatCATTAAAAGCTAGCATAcaagaaaatgatatttttagtAATAGCGGGTTTTGTTCAATTAATTGTGCATCTTTGAATTTCCCAGTGGatgttaaaaaagaaaaacttgatttttataaaaataatttgaaatatttaatgacagttataaaaataattataccaaatatatatactatatttGAAGAAAcattatattatgatacaaaatatttatgtacaTCCATATTGTTATCGCTATTTATTTCtctttataaaatatcatttaCATCCTTTAACAATCCAGAATTTGTTCAATgcttaaattatatatttagttATAGTACAAAgttatattcttttataaGATTTagtattttaaataatttatctGACACATCAGCTATTAGtggtattattatatgcaaaATTGTAGAGTCGTTTGTAAATCTAATATCAACTAATTTAATGTATAAAGAATTGAaggaaaaattaaatataaaaagtgaAACTGCAACTGATGAggcatatattaattttactatgaataataaaatgtataaaaatatcaacATTCAAGAAAGTGATATAACGAATTTCACTTTTAacgataataaaattttttttttacatgtactaataaatattataaaaaatatattaataaaaaagaaaaaagaaataagtACCCAAGACAGCAACATTTTATGCAATagtaataaacaaatatataacattatatttttgtatttttatgatttatataattctgACTGTTCAggcaaaaatataataaataataatagctATTTCATTCctcataaaattttatgtaATAACCTCGAACAAAATGATGTTGATACAActaaaaatggaaaattattattttttaattacgAAAGAGAAtctaaaaatgttaatttAGAATTTggaacaatatttttatgttatgaaaatgtaaaaaaatgcaaaaataatgatgggtcaaacatatttttaaaatatttaattattgaTGAAATAAGCTGCTATAATAATGTTGTTTTATCttactattatttaataaatttgttttgtaatttatattgtatGCGTGAAGATGGatcaatttatttttatcaatacAATATTGCAAAAagattatatttttttttatttcaaaagTTGTTTTACGGAAATacaaggaaaaaatatacacaaaACGTAGACAATTTGCAAGAAAGAAACAggaaatatgtttttaaaaataatgctATTATTAGCAATGAAGagtttatatataaggaaaaacagaaaaagaaaaccttgaaattattaaaaaatatagatagaAATTTAagattgtatatatttttatatgcattattGTTTGTTaacaatgaaaaaaaagaggaTATAGTGCATGggttatttttaaatagcattaaaaaattatataatattttaggaattgtgaaaaatattgaagaaATAAGCAAATCcgaatttaataatttaaaatcctcagttttaaaaatttttgatgtttatcattataatttaattacaaataatgtatctttttatcatttttccAATTTGATCAAATTAACAAAAGATTGTTTAAATATGTTTGACAACTTGCCTATGCATTTTTTCcaagaaaatttaaataatgcaAATAATTCCCTGcacacaaatataaatgagttatatacaaacaataataataataataataaagcgATATGGTCGTCAAATTCTGATGATTTCCCATCGTTGCATCATGATAACTATTGTGGTAATAATGTGTTGGGTTCAAAAAACAGAAAAGTTagtgataataatttggCAAAAGGTttgaaacaaaaaaagaaaaataacaaaGAGGATTTAAACATCGATGAGGGTGCGGATAatagtgaaaaaaataaacaagtAAAAGATGATGACTTAGGTactaatattaatgaaaagaAACTAGATACTTCTATATTTAATGAAGAAAttgatgaagaaaaaaaaaaacaaaaaaaagcCGAAGAAAATGAGCCTTCaacattttataatttaaaagagTCAAATAAAGGAGAAATTAATAGAAAAGAGGAAATCGAAAAAGAAGTCAGTTCATCAAGCACACCTTATGCACGCCATAATTGTTTTCCTATTaaggataaaaaaaaatcaaaggaaaataattttattgacgaaaaaaatatgaataatgtcaaaaatgatgataataatgtatataattacttaaataaaaaaaattacaataatGTTTATTATGTTTCTAGGGATTCATTTTATGATGCCTTAgccaaaaataataatataaatataaaatataatgacaaaaaaggaaaatgcatgtataataattacAATTGTCATTTCCCGATCCATTTAAGAAGAAATGGATTATATGTTGATAATGTGgcaatttttaattctttgAATAAGAATATACAACTATCAATGGTACATGATAATAACGAAGAACtttcaaataataagaTGTATGTAGACTGTAGTAAAAATTACAACAGTGTAGCTTGTGATTACGCAAAAGGAAAAGGTGAAGACGAAAATAATAGTGGTAGCTtctcatataaaaataaagaaaaggatgataaaaatcataaaaGTGCAAAATtatcacaaaaaaattctaAAGATTTAAAGATTAACAAAATGACATATACAAAAGATATAACAAATagatttttatatttttccaaaaaTGATTTTGATAAATCCCAAAATTTACAAGGATCTTTTAACATATTTGAGTCATTTAATAAAgttgaaaattatataagaaaaaatgttaataaaaataataaaaattacaattcaaaatattatggaaaaaatgaCGATTTTATTCTTCTATCAATTAATGGAATAAATGTGCATAAAGATTCATGTATTTCTGAATACTTAGTAAAATTAAgtgatttatattatttaaataaaaatgaatcatatattaatgaagaacatatatattgtaattttgaaaacttttatgtttataatGATGTAGTAGAACATTGTATAactaattataattatattaaaaataatattaaatatttatggaataataatagtcaTCAAGGTATTTATAGTACCATTAATATaggtaataataaaaataataataacatgcacattataaattacaaaattattaaaaaacgAAAACATTCTGAACAAACATATGAGCAAGCTTTATATGATGATGAATTTATgaacataaataatgacttaaatattgttacaaaaaaaaaaagcaaaaaaaaaagagataataattatgaaaatattgatgaaaatatacaaaaaagtgagcataatacattttacaaaaatgatgatatatattcctATGTCAGTCCaagtatttataaaaaaattaagagTAGCATAAATACACCATTTTCttgtaaaattataaatcaaaaatataattattataatatatcttttgATTTAGTTAAACATTTGCATAATAATGTTGATGAACATATCGATACTATCCATACAAAAGTAAGTGATCTTGATGGTGAAACAAATGGAGGTACAGAAAATGCTATGGTGAATAATTTCTTTActattataaaaacaaaagtaCAAAAAGAAGCttgtgaaaaaaacaaaagcTTATATCACGAAATGGGGGCAATTAAAGATGCTTATGATCCTAGATCTTTAAAACATGTAAGTGGGaaagaatattataacaAATTGGGAAGCGAAAAgatagaaaatgaaaaaaaaacatcatcatttttacttgactatttaaaaaattgttatataaataaccAAATGGATTTTGActttttagaaaataattatgtagAAAATGATTCAATCTATTTATCTACATATCTTAAAAGCGAAATGACAAAAGTAATAGAACTTATTCTTTTAGATAatcattatattaataaggATATAATGCTTAGTACCCATTATCACAATTTCAATgttgttttaaataatgaaaaaaataaaaatgatagtATTGTATATGagaataaaagaaatactATTGAAGATATTGAAATGGGAAGAATGTGGGAAATTAATTTGtataagaaatattatgaaaaaaaaaaaaaatttcctGAAATATCCAAAAATAcgatatataataatgaaaaaatagaaaaagaGAGGAAGGAAAAACACCAAGATTTTTTACTTCAATGTGAAAATATGACTAAACCAGCTTTTGAAGAAGAATTTTATATgctatttaattatatgcCTATGTATAGtgaaattattaaaaagggaataataatgaaaacaGAAAATGATACAGAATGGGAATATGATCAAAGATGTttcaatttaaataatgttaaaaattgtttatgtaataataaaaaaaagagaaaaatgGATAgggatatatttattgaaaatatgtacaactttttgttatataaaatattatttttactttttaagcattttaaaatttccAATACTCAGCCACTTTTTAActtttatatgaataatgaAGTTGAAGATAAGTTGATTttagatgaaaataaaatcgaatcaatgaaattattaaaCGATATGACAAAACATGAAATGAATTTTGTGAaatctttttatttatgtaaaaataataaaggaGAAAATTTTGAAGAACCAAGTAAATTATTActtgaaataaataaaatagaaaaaaaagactttatattaaatagtttaaataataaaataatgtattatttgaataatccattatttatgtttagTGAAAAATTACCATCATggatatacaaaatattttatttatttaattttgtaataaatattgatattcgatcatttttttttgaaatagcATATTTTGGAAATTATAGAGGTTTATACAATTATAAACAAAGAATAAAAGAATTAGTTGATAAGTTCAATGAAAAAGTAACTACTAGAAATGGTGCATTAATGGAGGAACATTTATTATCAGTATGTGCAAATTATACTTATAattctgaaaaaaaaaaaatatttaattttttacaagACAATACTACTTTATCATTACCTCGAactaaaattaaattacacagaaataaaataatagattCCTCTTTCCGAATATTTAATCATTTGcattatattaattcaaATTATGTTACTCCATCATATTTAGATATAGAATTTTTTAACGAGGAAGGAACTGGGTTAGGTCCTTCTTTAgaattttataatgaaGTTATTGAAGagttaaaaaaagagaaattGCAATTGTTTAAAactgaaaataattatctTTTTCCTATATCTTATAAAATCAATTTGAACAATTTTGATttcaatttattaaaaaaaccTAAACATTCTGAACTTACAAATATGACAAATAATAGTGCTAGTGATTTAGGAGCAGCCTTTTCTGGAAATGTGCACAATTTCAATAGTCATCGAATATTTGCTTCAAATAATCATAACACATATAACTCTTCTTctattaataaaagaatgAATGATATCAGTGATGGGGTACATACAAATAGTTATCGTTCAGTTAACAGTTTCATAAAtcactttttatattctatgaattcaaacatatttaataaGAATAATAGAAATTTGGATATTTATGACGATATATCAAAAATCGGAATTTTAGATAAAAAATCGAAGAATAAAAAGAACACAAAAAGTGGAAAAAAAGGCGGAAGTAGTaaagttaaaaatatttccattACAGATATTAACAATGGCAGtatagaaaatgatattaaaaaaaaagtgaaaaaaaaaaaaaatgatgccCAAGAAGGTTGTGAAGTTGAGGATGATGAAGATGCTGAAGAAATTATGGACGAcgaacaaattaaaaattgtttgacaaaaatatataaaaaagaaaagataTTCCAAGAATCAATTAaggaaaaacaaaaagataaaaaggGAATAACCAATCAAGATAGTTGTATAAATAACCATTCCGAAAACGATATAAACGAtgtaaatgataatattaatagtgagcatataaataagtCCAGTGATGTGGCTGATAAAACAtcatcatataaaaaaaataatgattttgatataaaagatgaaaatgcaaaaatatatgaagaGAAACTTATAAACacagaaataaataaaaaaaaaagaagtaGATGTTATGATGCTGAAAATgaagatgaaaataagAAAAGTGTAGATGATGAAGATAATATTAGtgtaaaagaaaaattgaATGATCAAAATTTTGATGAAGAAGAAGATGAATATGGTTACGAAATTGGCGAATATGACGATGACGATTATTATGATGAATATAGTGaagaatatgaaaaaggcgaaaaaaaaaaatttgtgtttgaaggaaaaaaaaacaatcttaaaaagaacaaaaaagaaaagaacTTAGATAATaaaggaataaaaaataacaaaattaatgaaataactgtaaaagaagaaaatagcgaaaaaaataaagaagcTTATGATGaaactaataaaaaaattaaaaaatccAAGAATGATGAATTAGTaccagaaaaaaaaataaaagaagaaataaaaaatgaatatatcatagatgaaaataaaagaaaacaaaCTGAAAAAGgtgaaaaggaaaataaaaattcaaatattaaaaaatataaattatttacaaaagATTTTGAAGAACATTTCTTGAAGGAAgataatatagaaataggaaaaaaaaatgaaagttctacaaaaaaaaataatgattcAAATAAAGGTTTTAATTTAGTAAAATCCGAAACTCAggatattattaatttgctTTTTAGtgaaatgaataataaaacgCCTTTGGATAtggaatataatattagtttcaataaaaatacaaatattgcagaaaaggaaaatgaacgaaaaaaagaagaaatagAATCTACACCGAAAAAAACTAACgaaacaataaataaaaagggaaattcaaaaaataaaaaatgtataagtACAGAGCAAGATACATTAGAGAATAGGCTGTTTAAATACTTCAAATTGTTAGGTCAATTATGtgcaaaaatattaacagATAATCGAAATGTCGATATTAATTTGCATCCGTTATTTTGGTATATTGTAATGAATAACTCCGGCTACATTAACATGTCCAAGTTGCATCATTATCAATCG gTTGATGCAGTAAACATGAATAGTATAAACAAACTATTAGAGTACAGAAAAAATGGCAAAAATGTTGAAGATTTGCACCTTGATTTTACACTATTag GAACTACACCACCAGTTGAACTAATACCTAATGGTTCGAACATATCCGTAactaatgaaaatttagatttgtttataaataaaacaattcaatattctttatatgAGGGAATAAAATTTCAG gTATGGGCGTTTCGTTTCGGTTTTAGTACTATAGCGCCATTAATAtgtacaaatatttttgacgAAGAAGAAATAtgtgaatatttatttgggaatagtattaataatgatgaatATTGGACAAAATCTCATTTATCAACTTATATTAAACCTGATCATGG gTACACAAACGACTCAATTACATTCATCACGCTAATCGATATATTGTCCGAATTTGATTGCaatgaaagaaaaatgTTTCTTAAATTTTGTACCGGAACATCTACTTTACCTAATAATGGGTTTTCAGCCTTAAA gCCATTAATGAAAGTTGTTAAGAAAGaagataataatgatttacCCAGTGTCATGACATGtacaaattatttgaaaattcCAGACTACaaaaacaaagaaaaattacGAAATCGATTAATGTATGCCATCAATGAag GCCAAAagaatttttctttatcttAG